Proteins co-encoded in one Pogona vitticeps strain Pit_001003342236 chromosome 9, PviZW2.1, whole genome shotgun sequence genomic window:
- the LOC110087308 gene encoding platelet-activating factor receptor-like, which yields MSNSSSAGHAGVRCSLNDPVQFVVVPAVYCLVLCVGLPGNVAALLVFLQNGQVRKAIRIYLINLTLADIFFNLTLPFWIPYYLAEGHWELPEASCRLAGATYYLATYSAMAFMTLISLNRYCTVAKLELALNKPPGALAGCIVAWVACLACAVPSLVTQQTHQAASISLKCFEQHAGQRTYAYAMVALFAASFLVVLGAYLSIMRSLSAAAGACQGGHRRRARTMVLGMLLVFVVCVAPYHLSLVPWVTGRRAAPVCSPPSFLDNLHMLSVALLSLNSCMDPIIYCFSVKRFRTDLWSMVQKVAHGCPRPSPPRPPLPPPSGNRVLPNIRSSSLTSS from the coding sequence ATGAGCAACTCCAGCAGCGCGGGACACGCCGGGGTCCGGTGCTCGCTGAACGACCCCGTGCAGTTTGTGGTAGTGCCGGCTGTCTACTGCCTGGTCTTGTGCGTGGGGCTGCCTGGCAACGTGGCGGCCCTCCTCGTCTTCCTGCAGAACGGACAGGTGAGAAAGGCCATCCGCATCTACCTCATCAACCTCACCCTGGCGGACATCTTCTTCAACCTCACCCTGCCGTTCTGGATCCCTTACTACCTGGCGGAAGGGCACTGGGAGCTGCCCGAGGCCTCCTGCCGCTTGGCGGGGGCTACTTATTACTTGGCCACCTACAGCGCCATGGCCTTCATGACTCTCATCAGCTTGAACCGGTACTGCACCGTGGCCAAGCTGGAGCTGGCTCTGAACAAGCCTCCGGGGGCCCTTGCAGGATGCATCGTGGCCTGGGTGGCTTGCCTGGCCTGCGCCGTCCCTTCCTTGGTGACCCAGCAGACCCACCAGGCGGCCTCCATCAGCCTGAAATGCTTCGAGCAACACGCCGGCCAAAGGACCTACGCTTACGCCATGGTGGCTCTCTTTGCGGCATCTTTCCTGGTCGTGTTGGGCGCCTACTTGTCTATCATGAGGTCCCTTTCTGCTGCGGCCGGTGCCTGTCAAGGAGGGCACCGGCGGAGAGCCCGCACCATGGTCCTGGGTATGCTCCTGGTGTTTGTGGTCTGTGTGGCCCCCTATCACCTCTCCCTGGTGCCCTGGGTAACGGGTCGGAGGGCCGCTCCGGTCTGCAGTCCTCCCTCATTCCTAGACAACCTGCACATGCTGAGCGTGGCACTGCTGAGCCTCAATAGCTGCATGGACCCCATCATCTACTGTTTCTCTGTCAAGCGCTTCCGGACCGATTTGTGGTCAATGGTGCAGAAAGTGGCCCACGGCTGCCCTCGCCCTTCTCCGCCCCGGCCACCCCTGCCGCCACCATCAGGAAACAGAGTTCTGCCCAATATCAGGTCATCGTCCTTAACCTCCTCATAG